In Candidatus Eisenbacteria bacterium, the following are encoded in one genomic region:
- a CDS encoding divergent polysaccharide deacetylase family protein, whose translation MRGFACILAALFLLAPGAAVRGDSPDGEPPKLALIVDDFGYFYDDTVRGFLAVDASLTMSVIPGLPFSERIAGEIRGAEKGLLAHLPMEPIDYPEKDPGPDALFTNQSDAEIRARVRRALDSFHRLDGANNHMGSRAMQDRRLVRIVMEEIGDRNLFFLDSKTVACRVGRRTAAAAGVPCLENDLFWDTGYSTREEIAEGLDRLARVALERGFAVGIGHPRPVTLEVLREKLPELEALGIRLVPLAELIHGQRIAARNAAPNEGGGGSDHRGAAAAAAAVVR comes from the coding sequence ATGAGAGGTTTCGCCTGCATCCTGGCGGCCCTGTTTCTGTTGGCGCCGGGCGCGGCGGTTCGGGGCGACTCTCCGGACGGTGAACCGCCGAAGCTCGCCTTGATCGTCGACGATTTCGGCTACTTTTACGACGACACGGTGCGCGGTTTTTTAGCGGTCGACGCGTCCCTCACCATGTCGGTGATTCCGGGTCTCCCCTTTTCCGAACGGATCGCCGGGGAGATCCGCGGGGCGGAGAAGGGCCTTTTGGCCCACCTCCCCATGGAGCCGATCGACTACCCGGAGAAGGATCCCGGGCCGGACGCGCTCTTCACGAACCAGAGTGACGCGGAGATCCGCGCCCGGGTTCGGCGCGCCCTGGATTCCTTCCACCGGCTCGACGGGGCGAACAATCACATGGGATCTCGCGCCATGCAGGATCGACGGCTGGTGCGGATCGTCATGGAGGAGATCGGGGACCGGAACCTCTTCTTTCTCGACTCGAAGACGGTGGCCTGCCGGGTCGGCCGGAGAACGGCGGCGGCGGCCGGCGTCCCCTGCCTCGAGAACGACCTGTTCTGGGACACCGGGTACAGCACGAGGGAGGAGATCGCGGAGGGGCTCGACCGGCTCGCCCGCGTCGCCCTGGAAAGGGGCTTCGCGGTCGGCATCGGCCACCCCCGCCCGGTCACCTTAGAGGTGTTGCGAGAGAAACTGCCCGAGCTGGAAGCGCTCGGCATCCGGCTGGTCCCGCTCGCGGAGCTGATCCACGGGCAAAGGATCGCCGCGAGAAACGCCGCTCCGAACGAAGGGGGGGGCGGATCGGATCATCGAGGCGCCGCGGCAGCGGCCGCCGCCGTGGTCCGGTAG